One stretch of Chloroflexi bacterium ADurb.Bin180 DNA includes these proteins:
- the hspA_1 gene encoding Spore protein SP21 yields MAVVRWRPVEDMLTLREAMDRLFEDSFVRPSAETRRGGTAQLPVNMWEDSDAIHVVARVPGIEADQLDIQLTGENLTIRGRFDSDAEREESKDWCWYASELWFGSFERTITLPTRVQGDKVSAEFKNGVLNLTVPKAEEVKPRSIKVKVAK; encoded by the coding sequence ATGGCAGTTGTTCGTTGGAGACCCGTAGAAGACATGCTGACTCTACGTGAGGCGATGGATCGCCTGTTTGAGGACAGCTTTGTTCGTCCCAGTGCCGAGACCCGTCGGGGTGGCACAGCGCAGCTCCCGGTGAATATGTGGGAGGACAGCGACGCCATACACGTCGTAGCCCGCGTGCCGGGCATCGAAGCCGATCAGCTTGATATCCAGCTCACCGGCGAAAACCTCACCATCCGCGGCCGCTTTGACAGCGACGCAGAGCGTGAAGAGAGCAAAGATTGGTGCTGGTACGCGAGCGAGCTGTGGTTCGGCTCATTCGAGCGCACCATCACCCTGCCCACCAGGGTCCAGGGCGACAAGGTGAGCGCCGAGTTCAAGAACGGAGTACTGAATCTGACTGTGCCCAAAGCCGAGGAAGTCAAGCCTCGCAGCATCAAAGTCAAGGTCGCGAAATAG
- a CDS encoding putative neutral zinc metallopeptidase has protein sequence MYWNPMYFVFALPALLLGMYAQFKIRSAYGKYTQVGNALGITGVEAAQRLLASNGLEGVQLEGTPGELTDHYDPGKKRLALSRDVAYGRSLAGLAIVAHEVGHAVQDHTNYPLMKLRNGIVPMVQVGSALGPIVFILGYMFGASGLALLGLLLFSASAVFALLTLPVEMDASARALQMLTTNGLLVQRDETAGAKSVLDAAALTYVAALLQVLSTLLYYVFLLSGSSRRRN, from the coding sequence ATGTACTGGAACCCGATGTACTTTGTGTTTGCACTGCCGGCGCTCTTGCTGGGAATGTACGCCCAATTCAAGATCAGGTCCGCCTATGGCAAATACACCCAGGTAGGCAATGCTCTGGGGATCACCGGGGTGGAAGCCGCGCAGCGCCTGCTGGCGTCAAACGGCCTGGAAGGTGTGCAGCTTGAAGGGACTCCTGGAGAGCTCACCGATCACTATGATCCGGGCAAAAAGCGCCTGGCGCTGTCGCGCGATGTAGCCTACGGTCGTTCACTGGCCGGGTTGGCGATTGTGGCTCACGAAGTTGGGCATGCGGTGCAGGACCACACCAACTATCCGCTGATGAAGCTGCGCAACGGAATCGTGCCTATGGTGCAGGTCGGCTCGGCGCTTGGCCCTATCGTGTTTATCCTGGGCTACATGTTCGGAGCGTCGGGTCTGGCCTTGCTCGGTCTGCTGCTCTTCTCAGCGTCGGCGGTGTTCGCGCTGCTCACGCTGCCGGTCGAGATGGATGCCTCGGCACGCGCCCTGCAGATGCTGACCACCAATGGTCTGTTGGTACAGCGGGACGAGACTGCCGGTGCCAAGAGCGTGCTTGATGCGGCAGCCCTGACCTACGTGGCGGCATTGTTGCAGGTGCTCAGCACGCTGCTCTACTACGTGTTCCTTCTCTCTGGCTCGAGCCGTCGTCGGAACTAG
- the kinE gene encoding Sporulation kinase E: MQNQDQDDQTVDQDLFRSLAESPRNLTVLLDEQEHVLYASPAAQELLGLTLEQFRTREVDAHLPSDDLLVIRELLVKAREQPGDEFGMAVRLRGADGEWRRATVYISNQLNDPRVHAFVVTAHQPLTLPQLTARFREREQTLRALLDASPEAALLISPDGTILAANETAATRFGESVESLLGTQLFARLPADLAGLRRGYVQEAISTGRPVRRVELWNWHKFDVSVVPVLGMDGQVKSLAVYGHDLTSQLAAERELQDREAALRALLDANPEPAMLLTADGIILSANQATVRRLGQPMDKLVGSNVFGWLPPELSRTRKGMFELAVREQREMHYRDESRGTIYDNYVYPAVGADGHVTKYAVFAVNVTEEARAQHALAASEARFQQMASVIPVAFWMVSPDYKTNFYVSPAFEVIYGQSCQELYRNPALWRRSVHAEDLARVEEWWREHYREPTEVEYRIVRPDGTVRWVRDVSFPVLDESGHLIMLTGASEDVTERRARDAQLAQSDKLAGLGLLAGGVAHQLRNPLAIISSWVQLLEEHPEDARLRQESLPRIRAAADRASRVIEALLKFSRPGELVVAPVDVRQVLAEALDLLALHLGSSQVEVRRDWEEDIAEIQGSADLLLQVFTNLAVNACDAMPNGGTLTVTCKKNQEGGVCIQFADTGQGITPQDLPHVFDPFFTTRLSRQGTGLGLVVTHTIIQQHHGTIEVESTVGMGTTFTVRLP; the protein is encoded by the coding sequence ATGCAGAACCAGGACCAAGATGACCAGACGGTCGACCAAGACCTCTTTCGAAGCCTAGCCGAGAGTCCCCGGAACCTCACCGTTCTGCTCGATGAGCAGGAACACGTGCTCTACGCGAGTCCGGCGGCACAGGAGCTGCTTGGTCTGACGCTGGAGCAGTTCCGCACGAGAGAGGTTGACGCTCACCTCCCAAGCGACGACCTGCTAGTCATCCGCGAGCTTCTGGTCAAGGCCCGCGAGCAGCCGGGGGACGAATTCGGCATGGCCGTGCGCCTGCGCGGCGCCGATGGAGAGTGGCGGCGAGCAACCGTCTACATCAGTAACCAGTTGAACGATCCCCGCGTCCACGCCTTTGTTGTCACTGCTCATCAACCACTGACACTTCCCCAGCTCACCGCCAGGTTTCGTGAGCGAGAACAGACGCTCCGAGCGTTGCTCGACGCCAGCCCAGAGGCCGCGCTGCTGATCAGCCCAGATGGCACGATTCTGGCGGCCAACGAGACCGCAGCGACACGCTTTGGCGAAAGCGTGGAAAGCCTGCTGGGCACGCAGCTCTTCGCTCGTCTTCCTGCGGACCTGGCCGGCCTGCGCCGAGGCTATGTGCAGGAGGCCATAAGCACAGGTCGACCGGTGCGCCGCGTGGAATTGTGGAACTGGCACAAATTCGACGTGTCGGTCGTGCCAGTACTCGGCATGGACGGGCAGGTAAAGAGCCTGGCCGTCTACGGACACGACCTCACCAGCCAGCTTGCCGCTGAACGCGAGCTGCAGGATCGGGAGGCAGCCCTGCGAGCACTGCTGGATGCGAACCCAGAACCAGCCATGCTTCTCACTGCGGACGGCATCATACTCTCGGCAAACCAGGCGACCGTGCGGCGGCTGGGGCAGCCGATGGACAAGCTGGTGGGAAGCAATGTCTTTGGCTGGTTGCCTCCGGAACTCTCCCGCACGCGAAAAGGCATGTTCGAGCTTGCGGTTCGAGAGCAAAGGGAAATGCACTATCGTGACGAGAGCCGCGGTACGATCTACGACAACTATGTCTATCCAGCCGTAGGTGCCGACGGGCACGTCACCAAGTACGCCGTGTTTGCCGTGAATGTCACCGAGGAGGCCAGGGCGCAGCATGCTCTGGCGGCCAGCGAGGCGCGCTTTCAGCAGATGGCCAGTGTCATACCGGTGGCGTTCTGGATGGTCTCGCCAGACTACAAGACCAACTTTTACGTCAGCCCCGCCTTTGAAGTCATCTACGGCCAGAGCTGTCAGGAGCTGTACCGCAACCCGGCTCTTTGGCGCCGCTCTGTCCACGCCGAGGATCTGGCGCGGGTGGAGGAGTGGTGGCGAGAGCACTATCGCGAACCAACGGAGGTGGAGTACCGCATCGTGCGTCCTGATGGCACGGTGCGCTGGGTGCGTGATGTCAGTTTCCCGGTGCTGGATGAATCTGGTCACCTCATCATGCTGACCGGAGCTAGCGAGGATGTCACTGAACGGCGTGCGCGGGATGCCCAACTGGCCCAGTCAGACAAGCTGGCCGGTCTGGGACTGCTGGCCGGTGGCGTGGCTCACCAGTTGCGCAACCCCCTGGCCATCATCTCATCCTGGGTGCAGTTGCTGGAGGAACATCCCGAAGACGCGCGCCTGCGCCAGGAAAGCCTGCCGCGCATCAGGGCAGCAGCAGACCGCGCATCGCGGGTGATCGAGGCATTGCTCAAGTTCTCGCGGCCGGGTGAGCTGGTAGTGGCGCCGGTCGATGTCCGTCAGGTGCTGGCGGAGGCCCTCGACCTGCTCGCGCTGCATCTGGGCTCTTCACAAGTGGAGGTCAGGCGAGACTGGGAGGAGGACATCGCGGAGATCCAGGGCAGCGCCGACCTGCTACTGCAAGTGTTCACCAACCTGGCCGTGAACGCGTGCGACGCCATGCCGAACGGTGGAACGCTGACCGTGACCTGCAAGAAGAACCAGGAAGGGGGCGTCTGCATTCAGTTTGCGGACACCGGTCAGGGCATCACGCCCCAGGACCTGCCGCACGTTTTTGACCCGTTCTTCACCACGCGTCTGTCGAGACAGGGCACGGGTCTGGGGCTGGTGGTGACCCACACGATCATTCAGCAGCATCACGGCACTATCGAGGTAGAAAGCACCGTCGGTATGGGGACCACTTTCACAGTGAGGCTGCCATGA
- the mprA_2 gene encoding Response regulator MprA → MKTGATIVIADDEIDLLGALKQSLVDEGYRVLAAANGSEALNLVYKHNPQLLILDIHMPGLTGHEVCRRLRREPRFAPIPIIFLTVDSRIEERVTGLDGGGDDYVVKPFDLREFKARVRALLRRSGAESPVREETDLKVGALELDAKRRTVHHDGRAIKLTPIEYSLLRHMMARAGEVVSVEQLIEAGWGHDRSAGSANLIRWHISNLRRKLELDPLHPRILCTQSHFGYVLCSESHATTP, encoded by the coding sequence ATGAAAACGGGTGCCACCATTGTCATTGCCGACGACGAAATCGACCTGTTGGGGGCCTTGAAGCAAAGCCTGGTGGACGAAGGCTATCGAGTGCTGGCCGCGGCAAATGGGTCGGAAGCCCTTAACCTGGTGTACAAACACAACCCGCAGTTGCTTATCCTTGACATCCACATGCCTGGCCTCACGGGCCATGAGGTATGCCGCAGGCTGAGACGCGAGCCACGCTTTGCGCCGATTCCCATCATCTTTCTGACCGTGGACAGCCGCATCGAAGAACGAGTAACAGGGCTGGATGGCGGCGGCGATGACTATGTGGTCAAGCCCTTCGACCTGCGGGAGTTCAAGGCGCGCGTTCGAGCGCTGCTGCGCCGTAGCGGGGCGGAATCGCCGGTGCGAGAGGAGACCGACCTCAAGGTTGGTGCGCTGGAGCTGGACGCGAAGCGGCGCACTGTGCACCACGACGGGCGGGCCATCAAGCTGACGCCCATCGAGTACTCGCTGCTCCGGCACATGATGGCCAGGGCCGGCGAGGTGGTCTCGGTGGAGCAGCTAATTGAAGCAGGCTGGGGGCACGACCGCTCAGCCGGATCGGCCAACCTCATTCGCTGGCATATCAGCAATCTACGTCGCAAGCTCGAGCTGGACCCCTTACACCCGCGCATTCTGTGCACACAGTCGCATTTTGGCTATGTGCTGTGCAGCGAATCCCATGCGACCACGCCCTGA